One genomic segment of Flagellimonas marinaquae includes these proteins:
- a CDS encoding glutamate synthase subunit beta, translating into MGKITGFLEFDRKDETYVPVKERIKNYKEFTKPLKENELKDQGARCMDCGIPFCHSGCPLGNLIPDFNDAVYQGKWQKAAEILHSTNNFPEFTGRLCPAPCEEACVLGINEPPVSIENIEKNIVETAFKNGWIQPKPPLTRTGKKVAVIGSGPAGLAAAQQLNRAGHTVTVFERDEKIGGLLRYGIPDFKMEKNVIDRRLEVMEKEGVEFKTGVHVGVDITATELQQEYDSIVLCGGATVRRTLPIPGSDAKGVVQAMDFLPQNNRKVDGIPFKGEDISAKGKKVIVIGGGDTGSDCIGTSIRQGATDVINFEIMPKGTVDRPEGQPWPFWPMRLRTSTSHKEGAERVFSISTKKFNADKTGKLISLVTAEVEWIKQPGKRPTLKEVEGTEKEWKCDLVLLALGFTGSETTIADQLGLEIDPRTNIKASAANYKTNVPGVFVAGDQRRGQSLIVWAISEGREAAHHVDTFLMGSSGLPLKGEGDLPRV; encoded by the coding sequence ATGGGAAAGATTACAGGATTTTTGGAGTTTGACAGAAAGGACGAAACATACGTTCCTGTGAAAGAGCGTATCAAAAACTATAAGGAGTTTACAAAACCATTAAAGGAAAACGAACTAAAAGACCAAGGAGCCCGCTGCATGGACTGCGGTATCCCGTTTTGCCACAGTGGATGCCCACTAGGGAATCTGATTCCGGATTTTAACGACGCTGTTTATCAAGGAAAATGGCAAAAAGCTGCAGAAATTCTGCATTCCACGAATAATTTTCCTGAGTTTACTGGAAGGCTATGCCCCGCACCCTGCGAGGAAGCATGCGTTCTTGGGATTAACGAACCGCCCGTATCCATTGAGAACATTGAAAAAAACATTGTGGAGACCGCTTTTAAAAACGGATGGATACAACCAAAACCACCCCTAACAAGAACTGGTAAAAAAGTGGCCGTTATCGGATCTGGACCGGCTGGATTGGCCGCAGCTCAACAATTGAACCGAGCAGGCCATACGGTTACGGTTTTTGAGCGCGATGAAAAAATCGGAGGACTGCTACGTTACGGAATCCCAGACTTTAAGATGGAGAAAAATGTAATCGATCGCCGTTTGGAGGTAATGGAAAAAGAAGGTGTCGAATTTAAAACAGGCGTTCATGTTGGCGTCGATATTACAGCAACAGAACTGCAGCAAGAATATGATTCTATAGTTCTTTGTGGTGGAGCTACTGTTAGACGTACTCTTCCAATTCCTGGCTCAGATGCTAAAGGCGTGGTGCAGGCCATGGACTTTTTGCCACAGAACAATAGAAAGGTAGATGGCATTCCGTTTAAAGGTGAAGATATTTCCGCCAAAGGCAAAAAAGTAATCGTAATTGGTGGTGGAGACACAGGTTCCGATTGTATCGGAACCTCTATACGACAAGGCGCCACAGACGTCATCAATTTTGAAATTATGCCAAAAGGCACCGTTGACCGTCCCGAAGGTCAGCCATGGCCATTTTGGCCAATGCGATTGCGAACCAGCACCTCGCACAAAGAGGGTGCGGAACGTGTATTCAGTATTTCCACAAAAAAGTTTAATGCGGATAAGACCGGTAAACTAATTAGCTTGGTCACTGCAGAAGTTGAGTGGATCAAGCAACCCGGAAAACGTCCCACTCTCAAAGAAGTTGAAGGAACAGAAAAGGAATGGAAATGTGATTTGGTATTATTGGCGTTAGGTTTTACCGGCTCCGAAACTACCATTGCCGATCAATTAGGGCTAGAAATTGACCCACGGACCAACATAAAAGCATCTGCGGCCAATTACAAAACCAATGTGCCAGGCGTATTTGTTGCCGGGGATCAGCGTCGTGGCCAATCTTTAATTGTTTGGGCCATTTCCGAAGGTAGGGAAGCTGCCCACCATGTGGATACCTTTTTAATGGGAAGCTCCGGCTTACCACTTAAGGGAGAGGGCGATCTTCCCAGGGTTTAA
- the gltB gene encoding glutamate synthase large subunit: MRLKKQGLYLPEFEHDNCGAGFICSLKGIRSNDIIHKALEILDKLEHRGAVSSDGKTGDGAGILIDIPHAFFQDVCDFELPDAGDYAVGNVFLPQKENQRDFCLKVLEKNIKKQGLELLGWRSVPVNRSVPGRIAAETEPFVMQVFVGKGDAPDDFQFNLKLFIARKITEHKVIDSKLSQSDFFYLPSLSTKIIIFKGLLVPKDISRYYEDLLDPRVVTRLALVHQRFSTNTFPMWDLAQPFRYMCHNGEINTLRGNVSRMRSREELMQSDWFGDDIKNILPVVLPAKSDSASMDMIVELLLMTGRSLPEVMMMLVPEAWEKNPDMSESKRAFYEYNSCLMEPWDGPASIPFTDGNYIGAVLDRNGLRPSRYSVTKQGYVIMSSETGVVELEPEDIEFHGRLEPGKMFLVNMEEGRIINDEEIKEAIAKKHPYKKWLTDNLVHLRDIPYNDCPVFFGEFPLQTRRTAFGYTKEDINTIIMPMAQNGKEPIGSMGSDTPIAVLSERPQLIYNYFKQLFAQVTNPPLDGIREELITDISLTLGSDHNIFEFSELHCRKLKIQNPVISKEDLDKIKNYDASPDYKVVSISMLYEINKGHNGLEEGLESILKQATNAIDEGANIIILSDRMISTEMAPIPALLACSYVNSGLVRLGKRSKLSIIIESAEPREVHHFALLFGFGASAINPYLVNEIIGEQIEENNITDYTFDEAIKNYNKAIGKGILKVMNKIGISTLNSYRGSQLFECIGINTKVVDKYFPNTPTRIQGIGLYEIEKEITKRHNKAFQSKEVAANLDIEVGGEYRWRRNGEKHMFNPLSVAMLQKSVRNNEPETYKEYSKLVNEQSKHLMTIRGLFEFSNYDPIPIEEVEPWTEIVKRFKTGAMSYGSISKEAHENLAVAMNRIGGKSNSGEGGEDSARFYKSQSGDWKNSAIKQVASGRFGVTSNYLTSAQEIQIKMAQGAKPGEGGQLPGPKVNPAIAKTRNSTPYVGLISPPPHHDIYSIEDLSQLIYDLKSANREARINVKLVSEVGVGTVAAGVAKAKADVILISGFDGGTGASPLTSLKHAGLPWELGIAEAQQTLVMNDLRNRVTLECDGQLKTGRDVAIACLLGAEEFGFATAPLVASGCVMMRVCHLNTCPVGIATQNPELRKKFKGKPEHVVNYMYFVAQELREIMAKLGFRTLNEMVGQVQKLDRKKAIEHYKAAGIDLTPILYQMDVPEGTKFHNTEKQHHDIDKSIEFEIIGKAHPALFRKEKTSLDFPICNTDRAVGAIISNEISKIYGADGLPENTLKLNFTGSAGQSFGAFATKGLTMVVNGNTNDYLGKGLSGAKLVIKVPFKSTIKPEDNIITGNVTLYGATSGEAYINGKAGERFCVRNSGAQAVVEGIGDHGCEYMTGGVAVILGSVGRNFGAGMSGGIAYVYDPDNTFSRNCNGDHLNLLPVDEDKDVQQLKDLIENHYNATLSPLGQRILENWEKCLPKFIKVFPEEYRQALIRLEEEKMQTL, from the coding sequence ATGAGATTGAAAAAACAAGGATTGTACCTTCCCGAATTTGAACACGACAACTGTGGTGCCGGTTTTATTTGCAGCCTAAAAGGAATAAGATCCAACGACATTATCCATAAAGCTCTTGAAATTTTGGATAAACTGGAACACCGCGGAGCTGTAAGTTCCGACGGAAAAACAGGCGATGGTGCTGGAATATTGATCGATATACCCCATGCTTTTTTTCAGGATGTTTGTGATTTTGAATTGCCAGATGCAGGGGATTATGCCGTTGGAAACGTGTTTTTGCCTCAAAAAGAGAATCAACGGGACTTTTGTTTAAAAGTTCTCGAAAAGAACATAAAAAAGCAAGGGCTTGAACTATTGGGATGGAGAAGCGTACCTGTTAACCGATCGGTTCCTGGACGAATTGCAGCAGAGACCGAGCCTTTTGTAATGCAGGTTTTTGTCGGAAAGGGAGACGCCCCGGACGATTTCCAGTTTAACCTTAAACTTTTTATTGCCCGAAAAATAACGGAACACAAGGTTATCGATAGCAAACTCTCTCAGAGTGATTTTTTCTATCTACCCAGCCTTTCCACCAAGATCATCATATTTAAAGGGCTTTTGGTACCAAAGGACATCAGTAGATATTACGAAGATCTATTGGACCCGAGAGTTGTTACCCGTTTGGCTTTGGTCCATCAACGTTTTAGCACCAACACATTTCCAATGTGGGATTTAGCACAACCATTTAGGTATATGTGTCACAATGGAGAGATAAATACCCTAAGAGGCAATGTCTCCCGCATGCGTTCTCGTGAGGAACTTATGCAGAGCGATTGGTTCGGGGACGATATTAAAAATATCCTTCCTGTGGTCCTACCTGCAAAGTCCGACTCCGCCAGCATGGACATGATCGTCGAGTTATTGCTGATGACCGGCCGTTCACTCCCGGAAGTAATGATGATGCTCGTACCCGAAGCATGGGAAAAAAACCCGGATATGTCCGAATCTAAAAGAGCGTTTTACGAATACAACTCCTGCTTAATGGAACCTTGGGACGGACCCGCATCCATACCTTTTACCGATGGCAACTACATTGGTGCCGTTTTGGACCGTAACGGTCTTCGGCCATCCCGCTATTCCGTGACCAAACAGGGTTATGTGATCATGTCTTCGGAAACCGGTGTCGTGGAACTGGAACCAGAGGACATAGAATTCCATGGAAGATTGGAACCGGGCAAAATGTTCTTGGTAAATATGGAGGAAGGCAGAATTATCAACGATGAGGAAATCAAAGAAGCCATTGCCAAAAAACATCCTTATAAGAAATGGCTCACGGACAATCTGGTCCATTTGAGGGACATACCTTATAACGACTGCCCTGTTTTCTTTGGAGAATTTCCATTACAAACCAGAAGAACTGCTTTTGGATATACCAAGGAAGATATTAATACCATAATAATGCCCATGGCTCAAAACGGCAAGGAGCCCATAGGTTCCATGGGTTCCGATACCCCAATTGCTGTTTTGTCCGAGAGACCACAATTGATCTACAACTATTTTAAACAATTGTTCGCCCAGGTCACCAACCCTCCTTTGGACGGTATCCGAGAAGAATTGATCACCGACATAAGTTTAACACTGGGCAGCGACCATAATATTTTTGAATTTTCCGAACTGCACTGCAGAAAGCTTAAAATACAAAACCCGGTAATTTCAAAAGAAGACCTGGATAAAATAAAGAACTACGATGCCAGCCCGGATTACAAAGTGGTCTCGATCTCTATGCTGTACGAGATCAATAAGGGCCACAACGGCTTGGAGGAAGGATTGGAGTCCATTCTTAAACAAGCTACCAATGCCATAGACGAAGGAGCCAATATTATTATTCTATCCGATAGAATGATCAGTACGGAAATGGCCCCCATTCCCGCTCTTTTGGCCTGTTCCTATGTAAACAGCGGATTGGTAAGATTGGGCAAGCGATCAAAATTGAGCATAATTATAGAATCTGCTGAACCAAGAGAAGTACATCATTTTGCTTTGTTGTTCGGTTTTGGGGCAAGCGCCATCAACCCATATTTGGTAAATGAGATAATTGGAGAACAAATAGAAGAAAACAATATCACCGATTATACTTTTGACGAGGCCATTAAAAATTACAATAAGGCGATAGGGAAAGGTATCTTAAAGGTGATGAACAAAATAGGGATTTCCACCTTGAATTCTTACAGAGGATCCCAATTGTTCGAATGCATTGGAATAAATACGAAAGTGGTGGACAAATATTTCCCCAACACCCCTACCCGTATCCAAGGAATAGGACTTTACGAAATTGAAAAAGAAATTACCAAACGCCATAACAAGGCGTTCCAATCTAAGGAAGTAGCGGCCAATCTCGATATAGAGGTCGGCGGAGAGTATCGATGGAGAAGAAATGGTGAAAAGCACATGTTCAATCCATTAAGTGTAGCCATGCTTCAAAAATCGGTACGCAATAACGAGCCGGAAACTTATAAAGAGTATTCCAAATTGGTAAATGAGCAATCCAAACACCTAATGACCATCCGTGGACTGTTCGAGTTTTCGAACTATGACCCGATTCCCATTGAGGAGGTTGAACCTTGGACAGAAATTGTAAAAAGGTTCAAAACAGGAGCAATGTCCTACGGCAGTATCAGCAAGGAGGCCCACGAAAATCTTGCGGTTGCCATGAACCGAATTGGAGGAAAGAGCAATTCAGGTGAAGGAGGAGAGGATTCGGCTCGTTTCTATAAAAGTCAGAGCGGGGATTGGAAAAACAGTGCGATAAAACAGGTAGCCTCAGGAAGATTTGGGGTAACCTCCAACTACTTGACCAGCGCACAAGAAATTCAGATTAAAATGGCCCAAGGGGCAAAACCAGGAGAAGGCGGTCAACTGCCCGGCCCTAAGGTAAACCCGGCCATTGCGAAAACAAGAAACTCGACCCCGTATGTTGGGTTGATCTCGCCACCGCCCCATCACGATATTTATTCCATAGAGGATTTGTCTCAACTGATCTATGATCTAAAATCTGCGAACAGGGAAGCAAGAATAAATGTAAAATTAGTTTCAGAAGTTGGCGTGGGGACCGTAGCGGCAGGTGTCGCAAAAGCCAAGGCAGATGTAATTTTGATCTCTGGTTTTGATGGAGGCACCGGTGCATCGCCACTGACCTCTCTAAAACATGCCGGCCTGCCTTGGGAGCTTGGCATTGCAGAAGCGCAACAAACATTGGTAATGAACGACCTGAGAAATCGGGTCACCCTGGAATGCGACGGGCAATTAAAAACAGGCCGGGATGTTGCCATTGCATGCCTTTTAGGGGCCGAAGAATTTGGCTTCGCAACAGCGCCATTGGTCGCCTCGGGATGTGTAATGATGCGGGTCTGCCATTTGAACACTTGCCCTGTGGGAATAGCTACCCAAAATCCAGAACTGCGTAAAAAGTTCAAGGGAAAACCCGAACATGTGGTGAACTACATGTACTTCGTGGCGCAAGAACTGCGAGAGATTATGGCAAAACTAGGGTTTAGAACCTTGAATGAAATGGTAGGACAAGTACAAAAACTGGACAGAAAAAAAGCCATTGAACACTATAAAGCTGCTGGTATAGACCTTACCCCAATTCTTTATCAGATGGATGTGCCCGAAGGAACTAAGTTCCATAACACCGAAAAACAGCATCATGATATAGACAAATCCATAGAATTTGAAATTATCGGCAAGGCACACCCTGCTTTGTTCAGAAAGGAAAAAACCTCTTTGGATTTTCCAATCTGCAATACGGACAGGGCCGTTGGAGCAATCATTAGTAACGAAATATCAAAAATATATGGTGCAGACGGATTGCCAGAAAATACATTAAAACTCAATTTCACAGGTTCTGCCGGACAGAGTTTTGGCGCTTTTGCCACAAAAGGCCTTACCATGGTTGTTAACGGAAACACCAACGATTACCTTGGAAAAGGGCTTTCGGGCGCCAAATTGGTCATTAAGGTGCCATTTAAATCAACCATAAAACCAGAGGACAATATTATAACCGGTAACGTAACACTCTATGGGGCCACATCTGGTGAAGCATATATAAACGGTAAGGCCGGAGAACGTTTTTGTGTTCGAAACTCCGGTGCACAAGCGGTAGTTGAAGGTATTGGAGATCACGGTTGTGAATACATGACGGGCGGTGTTGCCGTTATACTTGGTTCCGTAGGAAGAAATTTCGGAGCAGGTATGAGTGGCGGAATTGCCTACGTGTACGATCCCGATAATACATTTAGCCGAAACTGCAACGGCGACCATTTGAACCTGCTTCCTGTTGATGAGGATAAGGACGTTCAACAATTAAAAGACCTGATAGAAAACCACTATAATGCCACCTTGAGCCCGTTGGGGCAACGAATTTTGGAAAATTGGGAAAAATGCCTTCCCAAATTCATTAAAGTATTCCCAGAAGAATACCGCCAAGCACTCATTAGATTGGAAGAAGAAAAAATGCAAACCTTATAA
- a CDS encoding DUF4412 domain-containing protein yields the protein MKARTLISTLICFLIMGQSNAQFFKKLKKKAKDAVERTVLERTDKEVSKGTDRAIDSITQGKKGKKTPKSIGETEKNTPTKKQTDAKNKAMEQKMAGLFGGKDLKGVPDIYTFSYKATMKITTRKDETEIQYWMEPDQRYFGNWQEQGTTNSISIMDMENKMVVMFMDDGERKSAMKMPVGKKMMEKMAKKMEQKSNSDDVQITPIGNKTILGYTCQGYQITSKEGISKIWLTDETPVGFLGGMGQAESIPTTGLPIGNNTMFMEMQFESAKKKKDNFSMVCTELIQEDFVLAKADYISSNP from the coding sequence ATGAAAGCAAGAACACTTATTTCAACACTGATATGTTTTTTAATCATGGGTCAATCAAATGCCCAATTTTTTAAAAAACTAAAGAAGAAAGCCAAAGACGCTGTAGAGCGCACCGTTTTGGAACGAACCGATAAAGAAGTCTCAAAAGGAACGGACCGCGCCATCGATTCCATTACCCAAGGAAAAAAAGGCAAAAAGACTCCTAAGAGCATTGGTGAAACAGAGAAAAATACGCCTACCAAAAAACAAACTGATGCCAAGAACAAAGCGATGGAGCAAAAAATGGCCGGTTTATTCGGGGGAAAGGACCTGAAAGGAGTACCTGACATCTACACCTTTTCATATAAGGCCACAATGAAAATAACCACGCGTAAGGACGAAACCGAAATTCAGTATTGGATGGAACCGGACCAAAGGTATTTTGGCAACTGGCAAGAGCAGGGAACCACCAACAGTATTTCCATAATGGACATGGAGAATAAAATGGTTGTAATGTTCATGGATGACGGTGAACGTAAATCGGCCATGAAAATGCCCGTAGGAAAAAAAATGATGGAAAAAATGGCCAAGAAAATGGAGCAAAAGTCCAACTCAGATGACGTGCAGATCACACCGATTGGGAACAAAACCATACTCGGATATACGTGCCAGGGGTATCAAATCACAAGCAAGGAAGGAATTTCAAAAATTTGGCTAACCGATGAGACCCCAGTGGGATTCTTGGGAGGCATGGGACAGGCAGAAAGCATACCCACAACAGGCCTGCCCATTGGCAACAATACCATGTTCATGGAAATGCAGTTCGAATCCGCCAAAAAGAAAAAGGACAATTTCAGCATGGTATGCACCGAACTGATCCAAGAAGACTTCGTATTGGCAAAAGCGGATTATATCTCATCCAACCCATAA
- a CDS encoding LytR/AlgR family response regulator transcription factor: protein MITAIIVDDEYNAIKNLAWEIERFCDDVKVLDTFTDPMEAISAINYLKPDCVFLDIEMPEMDGFELLNTLKYRNFDLIITTAYDNYAIKAFRQHAIDYLLKPVDSDDLKEAVKRIRGNKGQNMLGAELKSVFNEWADQKSKKMALPMAGKTLYVDPAEILYCRADGNYTEVFFGNGKKEVLSKRIKDFEKMLGSSFFRVHNSYLTKLSAIKEFVNQDGQYLILEDGTNVPVSRSKKGELLKILNG from the coding sequence ATGATCACGGCAATAATTGTAGATGATGAGTACAATGCAATAAAAAACCTGGCTTGGGAAATAGAGAGGTTTTGTGATGATGTAAAAGTACTCGATACTTTTACCGATCCCATGGAAGCTATTTCTGCAATAAACTATTTGAAACCAGACTGTGTTTTCTTGGATATTGAAATGCCGGAAATGGATGGTTTCGAGTTGTTGAACACCCTAAAATATCGGAATTTTGACCTTATTATAACCACGGCATACGATAATTATGCGATCAAGGCCTTTCGCCAGCATGCAATAGATTATCTTTTAAAACCGGTTGACTCCGACGATCTTAAAGAAGCAGTAAAAAGGATAAGAGGCAACAAAGGGCAGAATATGTTGGGAGCAGAGCTCAAAAGTGTTTTTAACGAATGGGCAGATCAGAAATCAAAAAAAATGGCCTTGCCCATGGCAGGGAAAACACTGTACGTAGATCCTGCGGAAATTCTCTATTGTAGAGCGGACGGCAATTATACCGAAGTCTTTTTTGGAAATGGAAAAAAAGAGGTTTTGAGCAAACGAATCAAAGACTTCGAAAAAATGTTGGGCTCCAGTTTTTTTAGGGTGCACAACTCCTACCTGACCAAACTAAGTGCTATTAAAGAATTTGTAAATCAGGACGGGCAGTACTTAATTCTAGAAGATGGGACCAATGTTCCGGTTTCCAGGTCAAAAAAAGGCGAACTGCTCAAAATATTAAACGGATAA
- a CDS encoding sensor histidine kinase, with the protein MEQGYLEYFFNHPFQNGFLVFTIGALFLLTVYHFILFFQQKDKIYLLYSGYTFFVILSQLRHLEEGFIYQLIVPIKDVVWFPVVSTEIYYGIYVLFALKFLNIKTHFPKWNKYMIKALKLIMVYCFIVFVVHLFNGNDQLIMNGYFVFTLMMSLLGIVCYVPFFKVKSPLKYYIIVGSFFLFFFSVLSLLIYLKQIEKGFPIEPSYSILYVGFLLENTLFSLGLGHKQKLILDDRNRSQQLLIDQLKENENLQIKVQDQLKENMKAMEIKAEAERLKGLQTQYDKELAELKLLALRSQMNPHFIFNSLNSIKRYIIDNDKEKAVYYMNKFAKLIRRILASTMEKESSLADELETMELYVNIENLRFNNEIEFAITCGPDINPAGIKIPSLLLQPFIENAIWHGLSPKRSNKQMSIELLKHGGSIIRIKVMDNGIGLRRSKQIKERKVHKNNSVGITLSTERLEHFSKRYQSKGAINIIDLEETSKELSGTQVVIDLPYL; encoded by the coding sequence TTGGAACAGGGCTACTTAGAATATTTTTTTAACCATCCATTTCAGAACGGCTTCCTGGTATTCACCATTGGAGCACTTTTTTTGCTCACCGTCTATCATTTTATATTGTTCTTTCAGCAAAAGGATAAAATTTACTTACTGTACAGTGGTTATACCTTTTTTGTGATTCTTTCACAACTACGTCATTTGGAAGAGGGTTTTATTTATCAATTAATTGTTCCGATCAAGGATGTGGTTTGGTTTCCTGTGGTGTCAACAGAAATATATTATGGCATTTACGTGCTCTTTGCGTTGAAGTTTCTGAACATTAAGACACACTTTCCAAAGTGGAACAAGTATATGATCAAAGCTTTAAAACTCATTATGGTTTATTGTTTTATTGTTTTTGTGGTACATCTATTTAATGGGAATGATCAGCTGATAATGAACGGTTATTTTGTTTTTACCTTAATGATGAGCCTACTTGGAATTGTCTGCTATGTTCCATTTTTCAAAGTAAAAAGCCCTTTAAAATATTACATTATTGTAGGATCGTTCTTTCTGTTCTTTTTTTCTGTCCTATCACTTTTGATTTATTTGAAACAAATAGAAAAAGGTTTTCCCATTGAACCATCATATAGTATACTGTATGTTGGGTTTTTGTTGGAAAACACCTTGTTTTCGTTGGGATTGGGTCACAAACAAAAGTTGATTCTCGATGATAGGAACAGGTCTCAACAATTATTGATCGACCAACTCAAGGAAAATGAAAACCTTCAAATCAAGGTCCAGGACCAGTTGAAGGAAAATATGAAGGCTATGGAAATTAAGGCAGAGGCGGAGCGGTTAAAAGGACTCCAGACCCAATATGACAAAGAATTGGCCGAGTTAAAATTATTGGCATTAAGAAGCCAAATGAACCCACATTTTATATTTAATTCTTTGAATTCCATTAAGCGTTACATTATTGATAATGATAAGGAAAAGGCTGTTTACTACATGAACAAGTTCGCCAAGTTGATACGTAGAATTTTAGCCTCTACCATGGAAAAGGAATCTAGCTTGGCCGATGAACTGGAGACCATGGAACTTTATGTGAATATCGAAAATCTCAGGTTCAACAATGAAATCGAGTTCGCGATTACGTGTGGGCCGGATATAAATCCGGCAGGAATCAAAATACCATCACTACTTTTGCAGCCCTTTATTGAGAATGCCATATGGCATGGACTATCCCCTAAAAGGAGCAATAAGCAAATGTCCATTGAACTTTTAAAACATGGAGGCTCCATTATTCGGATAAAGGTAATGGATAATGGAATTGGTTTGCGTAGGTCAAAGCAGATCAAAGAACGCAAGGTCCATAAAAATAATTCCGTAGGGATAACCCTTTCTACGGAAAGATTGGAACATTTTTCAAAACGGTATCAAAGTAAGGGTGCCATTAACATCATAGATTTAGAAGAAACGAGCAAGGAATTGTCGGGTACACAAGTAGTAATCGACCTTCCTTATTTGTAA